The following are from one region of the Escherichia sp. E4742 genome:
- the pth gene encoding aminoacyl-tRNA hydrolase, producing MTIKLIVGLANPGAEYAATRHNAGAWFVDLLAERLRAPLREEAKFFGYTSRVTLGGEDVRLLVPTTFMNLSGKAVAAMASFFRINPDEILVAHDELDLPPGVAKFKLGGGHGGHNGLKDIISKLGNNPNFHRLRIGIGHPGDKNKVVGFVLGKPPVSEQKLIDEAIDEAARCTEMWFTDGLTKATNRLHAFKAQ from the coding sequence GTGACGATTAAATTGATTGTCGGCCTGGCGAACCCCGGCGCTGAATACGCCGCAACGCGACATAATGCTGGCGCCTGGTTCGTTGACTTACTGGCGGAGCGTTTACGCGCTCCCCTGCGCGAAGAGGCTAAATTCTTTGGTTATACCTCGCGAGTTACCCTCGGAGGCGAAGATGTCCGCCTGTTAGTTCCGACTACATTTATGAATCTCAGCGGCAAAGCCGTCGCAGCAATGGCCAGTTTTTTCCGCATTAATCCGGACGAAATTCTGGTCGCACACGACGAACTGGATCTGCCTCCGGGCGTCGCCAAATTTAAATTAGGCGGTGGCCACGGAGGTCACAATGGACTGAAAGACATCATCAGTAAATTGGGTAATAACCCTAACTTTCACCGTTTACGCATCGGAATCGGCCATCCGGGCGATAAAAACAAAGTTGTCGGGTTTGTGTTAGGCAAACCACCTGTTAGTGAACAGAAGTTAATTGATGAAGCCATCGACGAAGCGGCGCGTTGTACTGAAATGTGGTTTACAGATGGTTTGACCAAAGCAACGAACCGATTGCACGCCTTTAAAGCGCAATAA
- the ychH gene encoding stress-induced protein YchH has translation MKRKNASLLGNVLMGLGLVVMVVGVGYSILNQLPQFDMPQYFAHGAVLSIFVGAILWLAGARVGGHEQVCDRYWWVRHYDKRCRRSDNRRHS, from the coding sequence ATGAAACGCAAAAACGCTTCGTTACTCGGTAACGTGCTTATGGGGTTGGGTCTGGTGGTGATGGTGGTCGGCGTGGGGTATTCAATCCTCAACCAATTACCACAGTTTGATATGCCCCAGTATTTCGCACACGGTGCAGTGCTGAGTATTTTCGTCGGTGCTATTCTCTGGCTGGCGGGAGCCCGTGTTGGCGGGCATGAACAGGTGTGCGACCGTTACTGGTGGGTTCGCCACTATGACAAACGTTGCCGCCGTAGCGATAATCGCCGTCATAGCTAA
- the dauA gene encoding C4-dicarboxylic acid transporter DauA — MNKIFSSHVMPFRALIDACWKEKYTAARFTRDLIAGITVGIIAIPLAMALAIGSGVAPQYGLYTAAVAGIVIALTGGSRFSVSGPTAAFVVILYPVSQQFGLAGLLVATLLSGIFLILMGLARFGRLIEYIPVSVTLGFTSGIGITIGTMQIKDFLGLQMAHVPEHYLQKVGALFMALPTINVGDAAIGIVTLGILIFWPRLGIRLPGHLPALLAGCAVMGIVNLLGGHVATIGSQFHYVLADGSQGNGIPQLLPQLVLPWDLPNSEFTLTWDSIRTLLPAAFSMAMLGAIESLLCAVVLDGMTGTKHKANSELVGQGLGNIIAPFFGGITATAAIARSAANVRAGATSPISAVIHSILVILALLVLAPLLSWLPLSAMASLLLMVAWNMSEAHKVVDLLRHAPKDDIIVMLLCMSLTVLFDMVIAISVGIVLASLLFMRRIARMTRLAPVAVDVPDDVLVLRVIGPLFFAAAEGLFTDLESRLEGKRIVILKWDAVPVLDAGGLDAFQRFVKRLPEGCELRVCNVEFQPLRTMARSGIQPIPGRLAFFPNRSAAMADL, encoded by the coding sequence GTGAACAAAATATTTTCCTCACATGTGATGCCTTTCCGCGCTCTGATCGACGCTTGCTGGAAAGAAAAATACACTGCCGCACGGTTTACCCGTGACCTTATTGCCGGGATAACCGTTGGGATTATTGCTATTCCGCTGGCGATGGCGTTGGCAATTGGCAGTGGTGTGGCTCCTCAATACGGTTTATATACCGCTGCCGTTGCGGGGATTGTCATTGCTCTGACGGGGGGATCACGCTTTAGCGTTTCCGGTCCGACTGCTGCATTTGTAGTAATTCTCTATCCCGTTTCGCAACAGTTTGGACTGGCAGGCCTGCTGGTTGCGACGTTGTTGTCGGGGATCTTTTTGATCCTGATGGGACTGGCGCGCTTCGGTCGCCTGATTGAGTATATTCCGGTTTCCGTTACCTTAGGCTTCACCTCGGGTATCGGGATCACTATCGGTACCATGCAGATTAAAGATTTTCTCGGTCTGCAAATGGCTCATGTTCCGGAACATTATCTACAAAAAGTCGGCGCATTATTTATGGCGCTGCCGACCATTAATGTGGGTGATGCTGCGATTGGTATCGTGACGCTGGGCATTCTGATTTTCTGGCCACGTCTGGGTATTCGTTTACCCGGCCACCTTCCGGCCTTGCTGGCTGGTTGCGCGGTGATGGGGATTGTTAACCTGCTTGGCGGACATGTTGCTACCATCGGATCGCAATTCCACTACGTTCTGGCCGATGGTTCTCAGGGTAACGGTATTCCTCAACTGCTGCCGCAACTGGTGCTGCCGTGGGACCTGCCTAATTCAGAATTCACACTAACCTGGGATTCTATTCGCACCCTGCTGCCTGCGGCATTCTCAATGGCAATGCTCGGGGCGATCGAATCTCTGCTCTGCGCCGTGGTACTGGATGGTATGACCGGGACTAAGCACAAGGCGAATAGTGAACTGGTCGGTCAGGGGCTGGGGAATATCATCGCCCCATTCTTTGGTGGTATTACCGCTACTGCTGCCATCGCGCGTTCTGCCGCTAACGTCCGTGCCGGGGCAACTTCCCCTATCTCGGCGGTGATCCACTCTATTCTGGTTATTCTCGCCCTGCTGGTACTGGCACCACTGCTCTCCTGGCTGCCGCTTTCCGCCATGGCGTCCCTGCTGTTGATGGTGGCGTGGAACATGAGTGAAGCGCACAAAGTGGTCGACTTGCTGCGTCATGCGCCGAAAGATGACATCATCGTCATGCTGCTGTGTATGTCACTGACCGTGCTGTTTGATATGGTTATTGCCATCAGCGTGGGGATTGTTCTGGCATCGTTGCTGTTTATGCGCCGTATCGCCCGTATGACTCGTCTGGCGCCGGTGGCAGTAGACGTTCCTGATGATGTGCTGGTCTTGCGTGTTATTGGCCCGCTGTTTTTCGCGGCGGCTGAAGGTTTGTTCACCGACCTGGAATCACGTCTGGAAGGAAAACGGATTGTTATTCTGAAGTGGGATGCCGTTCCAGTGCTTGATGCCGGTGGTCTTGATGCATTCCAGCGTTTTGTGAAGCGCCTGCCTGAAGGGTGTGAACTGCGCGTGTGTAACGTGGAATTCCAGCCTCTGCGTACAATGGCCCGATCCGGTATTCAACCGATTCCGGGACGTCTGGCGTTCTTCCCAAATCGCAGCGCAGCGATGGCTGATCTGTAA
- the prs gene encoding ribose-phosphate diphosphokinase: protein MPDMKLFAGNATPELAQRIANRLYTSLGDAAVGRFSDGEVSVQINENVRGGDIFIIQSTCAPTNDNLMELVVMVDALRRASAGRITAVIPYFGYARQDRRVRSARVPITAKVVADFLSSVGVDRVLTVDLHAEQIQGFFDVPVDNVFGSPILLEDMLQLNLDNPIVVSPDIGGVVRARAIAKLLNDTDMAIIDKRRPRANVSQVMHIIGDVAGRDCVLVDDMIDTGGTLCKAAEALKERGAKRVFAYATHPIFSGNAANNLRNSVIDEVVVCDTIPLSDEIKSLPNVRTLTLSGMLAEAIRRISNEESISAMFEH from the coding sequence GTGCCTGATATGAAGCTTTTTGCTGGTAACGCCACCCCGGAACTAGCACAACGTATTGCCAACCGCCTGTACACTTCACTCGGCGACGCCGCTGTAGGTCGCTTTAGCGACGGCGAAGTCAGCGTACAAATTAACGAAAATGTACGCGGTGGTGATATTTTCATCATCCAGTCCACTTGTGCCCCTACTAACGACAACCTGATGGAATTAGTCGTGATGGTTGATGCCCTGCGTCGTGCTTCCGCAGGTCGTATCACCGCTGTTATCCCCTACTTTGGCTATGCGCGCCAGGACCGTCGCGTCCGTTCCGCTCGTGTACCAATCACTGCGAAAGTGGTTGCAGACTTCCTCTCCAGCGTCGGTGTTGACCGTGTGCTGACAGTGGATCTGCACGCTGAACAGATTCAGGGTTTCTTCGACGTTCCGGTTGATAACGTATTTGGTAGCCCGATCCTGCTGGAAGACATGCTGCAGCTGAATCTGGATAACCCGATTGTGGTTTCTCCGGACATCGGCGGCGTTGTGCGTGCCCGCGCTATCGCTAAGCTGCTGAACGATACCGATATGGCAATCATCGACAAACGTCGTCCGCGTGCGAACGTTTCCCAGGTGATGCATATCATCGGTGACGTTGCAGGTCGTGACTGCGTACTGGTCGATGATATGATCGACACTGGCGGTACGCTGTGTAAAGCTGCTGAAGCTCTGAAAGAACGTGGTGCTAAGCGTGTATTTGCGTACGCGACTCACCCGATCTTCTCTGGCAACGCGGCGAACAACCTGCGTAACTCTGTAATTGATGAAGTCGTTGTCTGCGATACCATTCCGCTGAGCGATGAAATCAAATCACTGCCGAACGTGCGTACTCTGACCCTGTCAGGTATGCTGGCCGAAGCGATTCGTCGTATCAGCAACGAAGAATCGATCTCTGCCATGTTCGAACATTAA
- the ispE gene encoding 4-(cytidine 5'-diphospho)-2-C-methyl-D-erythritol kinase, whose protein sequence is MRTQWPSPAKLNLFLYITGQRADGYHTLQTLFQFLDYGDTISIELRNDGEIRLLTPVEGVEHEDNLIVRAARLLMKAAAASGRLPKGSGADISIDKRLPMGGGLGGGSSNAATVLVALNHLWQCGLSVDELAEIGLTLGADVPVFVRGHAAFAEGVGEILTPVNPPEKWYLVAHPGVSIPTPVIFKDPELPRNTAKRSIETLLKCEFSNDCEVIARKRFREVDAVLSWLLEYAPSRLTGTGACVFAEFDTESEARQVLEQAPEWLNGFVAKGVNLSPLHRAML, encoded by the coding sequence ATGCGGACTCAGTGGCCCTCTCCGGCAAAGCTTAATCTGTTTTTATACATTACCGGTCAGCGTGCGGACGGCTACCACACGCTGCAAACGCTGTTTCAGTTTCTGGATTACGGCGACACTATCAGCATTGAACTTCGCAACGATGGGGAAATCCGCCTGTTAACGCCTGTTGAAGGTGTGGAACACGAAGATAACCTGATTGTTCGCGCAGCACGGTTGTTGATGAAAGCAGCCGCCGCCAGTGGGCGTCTTCCGAAAGGAAGTGGTGCAGATATCAGCATTGACAAGCGTTTGCCTATGGGTGGTGGTCTGGGCGGTGGTTCATCCAATGCCGCAACAGTTCTGGTAGCTTTAAATCATCTGTGGCAATGCGGACTGAGTGTTGATGAGTTGGCAGAAATCGGTCTGACGCTGGGCGCAGATGTTCCGGTTTTTGTCCGTGGTCATGCTGCTTTTGCCGAAGGGGTCGGCGAAATATTAACGCCGGTGAATCCACCAGAGAAATGGTATCTGGTGGCACACCCTGGCGTGAGTATTCCGACACCGGTGATTTTTAAAGATCCCGAACTCCCGCGCAACACGGCGAAAAGGTCAATAGAAACGTTGCTAAAATGTGAATTCAGCAATGATTGCGAGGTTATCGCAAGAAAACGTTTTCGCGAGGTTGATGCGGTGCTTTCCTGGCTGTTAGAATACGCCCCGTCGCGCCTGACTGGGACAGGGGCCTGTGTCTTTGCTGAATTTGATACAGAGTCTGAAGCCCGCCAGGTGCTAGAGCAAGCCCCGGAATGGCTCAATGGCTTTGTGGCGAAAGGTGTCAATCTTTCCCCATTGCACAGAGCCATGCTTTAA
- the lolB gene encoding lipoprotein insertase outer membrane protein LolB, producing the protein MPLPDFRFIRLLPLAALVLTACSVTTPKGPGKSPDSPQWRQHQQDVRNLNQYQTRGAFAYISDQQKVYARFFWQQTGQDRYRLLLTNPLGSTELELNAQPGNVQLVDNKGQRYTADDAEEMIGKLTGMPIPLNSLRQWILGLPGDATDYKLDDQYRLSEITYSQNGKKWKVVYGGYDTKTQPAMPANMELTEGGQRIKLKMDNWIVK; encoded by the coding sequence ATGCCCCTGCCCGATTTTCGCTTTATCCGCCTGCTACCGCTGGCTGCTCTGGTGCTCACGGCCTGTTCCGTTACGACGCCTAAAGGTCCAGGCAAAAGCCCGGACTCGCCACAGTGGCGTCAGCATCAGCAAGACGTGCGTAATCTTAATCAGTATCAAACACGCGGTGCGTTTGCCTATATTTCTGACCAACAAAAAGTGTATGCCCGTTTCTTCTGGCAGCAAACTGGCCAGGATCGCTACCGTCTGCTGCTGACTAACCCATTGGGCAGCACGGAACTGGAGTTGAATGCCCAGCCGGGTAATGTGCAGTTAGTGGACAATAAAGGCCAGCGTTACACCGCCGATGACGCCGAAGAGATGATTGGCAAATTGACCGGAATGCCGATTCCGCTCAACAGTTTGCGCCAGTGGATTTTAGGTTTGCCAGGTGATGCAACCGACTACAAACTGGACGACCAGTACCGCCTGAGCGAAATTACCTATAGTCAGAACGGTAAAAAATGGAAAGTGGTATACGGCGGTTATGACACCAAAACGCAACCTGCGATGCCTGCCAACATGGAACTCACCGAAGGCGGTCAGCGCATCAAGTTAAAAATGGATAACTGGATAGTGAAATAA
- the hemA gene encoding glutamyl-tRNA reductase encodes MTLLALGINHKTAPVSLRERVSFSPDKLDQALDSLLAQPMVQGGVVLSTCNRTELYLSVEEQDNLQEALIRWLCDYHNLNEEDLRNSLYWHQDNDAVSHLMRVASGLDSLVLGEPQILGQVKKAFADSQKGHMKASELERMFQKSFSVAKRVRTETDIGASAVSVAFAACTLARQIFESLSTVTVLLVGAGETIELVARHLREHKVQKMIIANRTRERAQILADEVGAEVIALSDIDERLCEADIIISSTASPLPIIGKGMVERALKSRRNQPMLLVDIAVPRDVEPEVGKLANAYLYSVDDLQSIISHNLAQRKAAAVEAETIVAQETSEFMAWLRAQSASETIRDYRSQAEQVRDELTAKALAALEQGGDAQAIMQDLAWKLTNRLIHAPTKSLQQAARDGDNERLNILRDSLGLE; translated from the coding sequence ATGACCCTTTTAGCACTCGGTATCAACCATAAAACGGCACCTGTATCGCTGCGAGAACGTGTATCGTTTTCGCCGGACAAGCTCGATCAGGCGCTGGACAGCCTGCTTGCGCAGCCGATGGTGCAGGGCGGCGTGGTGCTGTCGACGTGTAACCGCACAGAACTTTATCTTAGCGTTGAAGAGCAGGATAACCTGCAAGAGGCGCTCATTCGCTGGTTGTGCGATTACCATAATCTCAACGAAGAAGATCTGCGTAATAGCCTCTACTGGCATCAGGATAACGATGCGGTCAGCCATTTAATGCGTGTTGCCAGTGGTCTGGATTCACTGGTATTGGGCGAGCCGCAAATCCTCGGTCAGGTAAAAAAAGCCTTTGCCGATTCGCAAAAAGGCCATATGAAGGCCAGCGAACTGGAGCGTATGTTCCAGAAATCTTTCTCTGTGGCGAAACGCGTTCGCACTGAAACGGATATTGGCGCCAGTGCGGTATCTGTTGCATTTGCGGCTTGTACGCTGGCGCGGCAGATCTTTGAATCGCTTTCTACGGTAACGGTTTTGCTGGTTGGTGCGGGTGAAACCATCGAGCTGGTGGCGCGTCATCTGCGTGAACACAAAGTACAGAAGATGATTATCGCCAACCGTACTCGCGAACGTGCCCAAATTCTGGCAGATGAAGTCGGCGCGGAAGTGATTGCCCTGAGCGATATCGACGAGCGTCTGTGCGAAGCCGATATCATCATCAGTTCCACCGCTAGCCCGCTGCCGATTATCGGTAAAGGCATGGTGGAGCGCGCATTAAAAAGTCGTCGCAACCAACCGATGCTGCTGGTCGATATTGCCGTTCCACGCGATGTTGAGCCAGAGGTTGGCAAACTGGCGAATGCCTACCTTTACAGCGTTGATGATCTGCAAAGCATTATTTCGCACAACCTGGCGCAACGTAAAGCCGCCGCAGTTGAGGCGGAAACTATCGTTGCTCAGGAAACTAGCGAATTTATGGCGTGGCTACGCGCACAAAGCGCCAGCGAAACCATTCGCGATTATCGCAGCCAGGCTGAACAAGTTCGCGATGAGTTAACCGCCAAAGCATTAGCTGCTCTTGAGCAGGGCGGCGACGCGCAAGCCATAATGCAGGATCTGGCATGGAAACTGACTAACCGCCTGATCCATGCGCCAACGAAATCACTTCAACAGGCCGCCCGTGACGGGGATAACGAACGCCTGAATATTCTGCGCGACAGCCTCGGGCTGGAGTAG
- the prfA gene encoding peptide chain release factor 1 → MKPSIVAKLEALHERHEEVQALLGDAQTIADQERFRALSREYAQLSDVSRCFTDWQQVQEDIETAQMMLDDPEMREMAQDELREAKEKSEQLEQQLQVLLLPKDPDDERNAFLEVRAGTGGDEAALFAGDLFRMYSRYAEARRWRVEIMSASEGEHGGYKEIIAKISGDGVYGRLKFESGGHRVQRVPATESQGRIHTSACTVAVMPELPEAELPDINPADLRIDTFRSSGAGGQHVNTTDSAIRITHLPTGIVVECQDERSQHKNKAKALSVLGARIHAAEMAKRQQAEASTRRNLLGSGDRSDRNRTYNFPQGRVTDHRINLTLYRLDEVMEGKLDMLIEPIVQEHQADQLAALSEQE, encoded by the coding sequence ATGAAGCCTTCTATCGTTGCCAAACTGGAAGCCCTGCATGAACGCCATGAAGAAGTTCAGGCACTGCTGGGTGATGCGCAAACCATCGCCGACCAGGAACGTTTTCGCGCATTATCTCGTGAATATGCGCAGTTAAGTGATGTTTCGCGCTGTTTCACCGACTGGCAACAGGTTCAGGAAGATATCGAAACCGCGCAGATGATGCTCGACGATCCGGAAATGCGCGAGATGGCGCAGGATGAGCTGCGTGAAGCTAAAGAAAAAAGCGAGCAACTGGAGCAACAGTTACAGGTTCTTTTGCTGCCAAAAGATCCCGATGATGAACGCAATGCATTCCTCGAAGTGCGTGCCGGAACCGGCGGCGACGAAGCGGCGCTGTTCGCTGGCGATCTGTTCCGTATGTACAGTCGCTACGCAGAGGCCCGCCGCTGGCGTGTAGAAATCATGAGCGCCAGCGAGGGTGAACATGGCGGTTATAAAGAGATCATCGCCAAAATTAGCGGTGATGGTGTGTATGGACGTTTGAAATTCGAATCTGGCGGCCATCGCGTGCAGCGTGTTCCTGCGACGGAATCGCAAGGGCGTATTCATACTTCTGCTTGTACCGTAGCGGTAATGCCGGAGCTGCCGGAAGCGGAACTACCGGATATCAACCCGGCAGATTTGCGTATCGATACTTTCCGTTCCTCAGGCGCAGGTGGTCAGCACGTCAACACCACCGATTCGGCAATTCGTATTACCCACTTGCCGACCGGTATTGTTGTTGAATGTCAGGACGAACGTTCGCAGCATAAAAACAAAGCGAAGGCACTTTCAGTGCTCGGTGCTCGTATCCATGCGGCGGAAATGGCAAAACGCCAGCAGGCAGAGGCTTCCACCCGTCGCAACTTGCTGGGTAGCGGCGATCGCAGCGATCGTAACCGTACCTATAACTTCCCGCAGGGGCGTGTTACCGATCACCGCATCAACCTGACGCTCTACCGTCTGGATGAAGTAATGGAAGGTAAACTGGATATGCTGATAGAACCGATCGTCCAGGAACATCAGGCCGACCAACTGGCGGCGTTGTCCGAGCAGGAATAA
- the prmC gene encoding peptide chain release factor N(5)-glutamine methyltransferase: protein MEYQHWLREAISQLQASESPRRDAEILLEHVTGKGRTYILAFGETQLTEEQCEQLDAFLARRRAGEPIAHLTGVREFWSLPLFVSPATLIPRPDTECLVEQALARLPEQPCRILDLGTGTGAIALALASERPDCDVTAVDRMPDAVALAKRNAQNLAIKNIHILQSDWFSALVGQQFTMIVSNPPYIDEQDPHLQQGDVRFEPLTALVAADSGMADIVHIIEQSRNALVSGGFLLLEHGWQQGEAVRQAFIHAGYHEVETCRDYGDNERVTLGRYYR from the coding sequence ATGGAATATCAACACTGGTTACGTGAAGCAATAAGCCAACTTCAGGCGAGCGAAAGCCCGCGGCGCGATGCTGAAATCCTGCTGGAGCATGTTACCGGCAAGGGGCGCACTTATATTCTCGCCTTTGGTGAAACGCAGTTGACTGAAGAGCAATGTGAGCAACTCGACGCGTTTTTAGCCCGTCGCCGTGCCGGTGAACCTATTGCTCATTTAACCGGTGTGCGTGAATTCTGGTCGTTGCCGTTATTTGTTTCGCCAGCGACCTTAATTCCGCGCCCGGATACGGAGTGTCTGGTGGAGCAGGCACTGGCGCGGTTGCCTGAACAGCCTTGCCGTATTCTCGATCTCGGGACGGGGACCGGGGCGATTGCGCTTGCGCTGGCTAGCGAGCGCCCGGATTGCGATGTTACGGCGGTTGACCGAATGCCTGACGCTGTCGCCCTTGCGAAGCGCAATGCGCAAAATCTGGCAATCAAAAATATCCACATCCTGCAAAGCGACTGGTTTAGTGCGCTTGTCGGACAGCAGTTTACGATGATTGTCAGCAATCCACCGTATATCGACGAGCAGGATCCACATCTTCAACAAGGCGATGTCCGCTTTGAGCCACTCACTGCGCTGGTTGCGGCAGACAGCGGAATGGCAGACATCGTGCATATCATCGAACAGTCGCGTAACGCGCTGGTATCCGGCGGCTTTCTGCTTCTGGAACATGGCTGGCAGCAGGGCGAAGCTGTGCGACAGGCATTTATCCACGCGGGATATCATGAAGTCGAAACCTGTCGGGACTATGGTGATAACGAGCGCGTAACGCTCGGTCGCTATTATCGATGA
- the sirB2 gene encoding invasion regulator SirB2 encodes MISFTTLLSVHLISIALSVGLLTLRFWLRYQEHPLAFARWTRIVPPVVDTVLLLSGIALMAKAHILPFSGQAEWLTEKLFGVIIYIVLGFIALDYRRMHSQQARIIAFPLALVVLYIIIKLATTKVPLLG; translated from the coding sequence ATGATAAGTTTTACTACGCTGCTAAGCGTTCATCTCATTAGCATCGCGCTTTCTGTTGGGCTCTTAACCCTACGATTCTGGCTACGTTACCAGGAGCATCCACTGGCATTCGCTCGTTGGACGCGCATTGTGCCGCCAGTTGTCGACACGGTGTTATTGCTTAGCGGCATCGCGCTGATGGCTAAAGCGCACATCCTGCCATTTTCCGGGCAGGCTGAATGGCTGACTGAAAAGCTGTTTGGAGTTATCATTTATATCGTTTTGGGTTTTATTGCACTCGATTATCGTCGGATGCACAGTCAGCAGGCGCGCATTATTGCCTTCCCGCTGGCGCTGGTGGTGCTGTACATCATCATTAAACTCGCCACCACAAAAGTACCGTTACTGGGGTAA
- the sirB1 gene encoding invasion regulator SirB1, translating to MRSLADFEFNKAPLCEGMILACEAIRRDFPSQDVYDELERLVSLAKEEISQLLPLEEQLEKLIALFYGEWGFKASRGVYRLSDALWLDQVLKNRQGSAVSLGAVLLWVANRLDLPLLPVIFPTQLILRIECPDGEIWLINPFNGESLSEHMLDVWLKGNISPSAELFYEDLDEADNIEVIRKLLDTLKASLMEENQMELALRTSEALLQFNPEDPYEIRDRGLIYAQLDCEHVALNDLNYFVEQCPEDPISEMIRAQINNIAHKHIVLH from the coding sequence ATGAGATCGTTAGCTGATTTCGAATTTAATAAAGCGCCTCTGTGCGAAGGCATGATCCTGGCTTGCGAAGCAATCCGCCGCGATTTTCCCTCGCAAGATGTTTACGACGAACTGGAGCGTCTCGTGAGTCTGGCGAAGGAAGAAATTAGCCAGCTTCTGCCATTAGAAGAGCAGCTGGAAAAATTAATCGCGCTGTTTTACGGCGAATGGGGGTTTAAAGCCTCACGTGGTGTTTATCGTCTTTCCGATGCATTATGGCTTGATCAAGTGCTAAAAAATCGGCAGGGCAGTGCGGTATCGTTAGGCGCCGTTTTATTGTGGGTTGCTAATCGTCTCGATTTGCCGCTATTGCCGGTGATATTCCCGACGCAGCTTATATTGCGCATAGAATGCCCGGACGGAGAAATCTGGCTGATTAACCCTTTTAACGGTGAATCATTAAGCGAACATATGCTGGATGTGTGGTTAAAGGGAAATATCAGCCCGTCTGCGGAACTGTTTTATGAAGACCTGGATGAAGCCGATAACATTGAGGTTATCCGTAAACTGTTGGATACGCTGAAAGCGTCGCTGATGGAAGAAAATCAGATGGAACTGGCGTTACGCACCAGCGAGGCCTTATTACAATTTAACCCGGAAGATCCGTATGAAATTCGCGATCGTGGGTTAATTTACGCGCAACTGGATTGCGAACACGTTGCGTTGAATGATTTAAATTATTTCGTTGAACAGTGTCCGGAAGACCCGATCAGCGAAATGATACGTGCGCAAATTAATAACATCGCGCATAAGCATATTGTGCTGCATTAA
- the kdsA gene encoding 3-deoxy-8-phosphooctulonate synthase, which yields MKQKVVSIGDINVANDLPFVLFGGMNVLESRDLAMRICEHYVTVTQKLGIPYVFKASFDKANRSSIHSYRGPGLEEGMKIFQELKQTFGVKIITDVHEPSQAQPVADVVDVIQLPAFLARQTDLVEAMAKTGAVINVKKPQFVSPGQMGNIVDKFKEGGNDKVILCDRGANFGYDNLVVDMLGFSIMKKVSGNSPVIFDVTHALQCRDPFGAASGGRRAQVAELARAGMAVGLAGLFIEAHPDPEHAKCDGPSALPLAKLEPFLKQMKAIDDLVKGFEELDTSK from the coding sequence ATGAAACAAAAAGTGGTTAGCATTGGCGACATCAACGTAGCAAATGACCTGCCGTTCGTGCTGTTTGGTGGTATGAACGTGCTGGAATCTCGCGATCTGGCGATGCGCATTTGCGAACACTACGTAACCGTAACCCAGAAACTGGGTATCCCTTACGTGTTCAAAGCCTCTTTTGACAAAGCCAACCGTTCCTCCATCCACTCTTATCGTGGACCAGGACTGGAAGAAGGGATGAAAATCTTCCAGGAACTGAAACAGACATTTGGCGTAAAAATTATCACTGACGTTCACGAGCCAAGCCAGGCACAGCCTGTTGCTGATGTGGTAGATGTTATTCAGTTGCCAGCGTTTCTTGCTCGCCAGACTGACCTGGTGGAGGCGATGGCGAAGACGGGCGCGGTAATTAACGTCAAGAAACCACAGTTCGTGAGCCCAGGCCAGATGGGTAATATCGTTGATAAATTCAAAGAAGGCGGCAACGATAAAGTCATTCTTTGTGACCGTGGCGCTAACTTCGGTTACGACAACCTGGTCGTTGATATGCTGGGCTTCAGCATAATGAAGAAAGTCTCTGGCAACTCCCCGGTAATTTTCGACGTTACCCACGCACTGCAATGCCGCGATCCGTTTGGTGCAGCTTCTGGTGGTCGCCGCGCCCAGGTTGCCGAACTGGCACGTGCCGGTATGGCTGTAGGTTTGGCTGGTCTGTTTATTGAAGCGCATCCGGATCCGGAACATGCGAAATGTGACGGTCCATCCGCGCTGCCGTTGGCTAAACTGGAGCCGTTCCTCAAGCAGATGAAAGCGATTGATGATCTGGTTAAAGGTTTCGAAGAGCTGGATACCAGCAAGTAA
- a CDS encoding type I toxin-antitoxin system toxin Ldr family protein, with product MTLAQFAMIFWHDLAAPILAGIITAAIVGWWRSRK from the coding sequence ATGACGCTCGCGCAGTTTGCCATGATTTTCTGGCACGACCTGGCAGCACCGATCCTGGCGGGAATTATTACCGCAGCGATTGTTGGCTGGTGGCGTAGCCGGAAGTAA